One region of Brassica napus cultivar Da-Ae chromosome A10, Da-Ae, whole genome shotgun sequence genomic DNA includes:
- the LOC106369922 gene encoding uncharacterized protein LOC106369922, with translation MDSSSTLAITREELNAFHLYDRALFSRLVITLRRNIRQSYQVMSFLLYLETIAPFLSTLIANFASLPDAVVNMVADEVVTCLRCLSFDDFPAFVTHLRRSILSLEIPYLTGVTRGYLTLIFVHNNRENILFEMKKHLTRVCVRAFEDICVRAEMYNREIEERGNAMWEMSQLGFRSAVQNGGSSTSRFSRGRANRTIFLTFSRGYPISKAEVYAYFTRRFGGIVEAIRMGGAEVNEQTLYATMELSSASRVPDILIEGVYMTKYIINGKHAWARKFIPSRKSSSKHRSRHSYGNFF, from the exons aTGGATTCTTCATCCACATTAGCCATCACGAGAGAAGAGCTCAATGCTTTTCACTTGTATGACAGAGCACTTTTCTCTCGTCTTGTCATAACTCTAAGACGTAACATTCGCCAGTCTTATCAAGTTATGAGCTTTCTCCTCTATCTCGAGACGATTGCTCCGTTCCTGAGCACCTTGATAGCGAATTTTGCCTCTTTACCGGACGCTGTCGTCAACATGGTAGCTGACGAAGTCGTGACGTGCTTGAGGTGCTTGTCCTTCGATGATTTTCCAGCATTCGTGACCCACTTGAGGAGAAGCATCCTCTCCCTAGAGATACCTTATCTCACGGGTGTCACAAGAGGGTACTTAACTCTCATATTCGTCCACAACAACCGTGAAAACATTCTCTTTGAGATGAAGAAGCATCTGACGCGTGTATGCGTCCGAGCTTTTGAGGATATATGCGTGCGTGCTGAGATGTACAACAGGGAGATTGAAGAGAGGGGAAATGCGATGTGGGAGATGAGCCAGCTGGGATTTAGAAGTGCTGTTCAAAATGGTGGATCAAGTACTAGCCGGTTCTCAAGGGGTCGTGCAAATAGGACTATCTTCCTCACATTTTCTAGAGGATACCCAATTTCCAAAGCAGAAGTGTATGCCTACTTCACCAG GAGATTTGGGGGAATTGTAGAAGCCATACGCATGGGTGGAGCGGAAGTGAATGAACAAACGCTGTATGCAACGATGGAGTTAAGTTCTGCCTCCAGAGTTCCAGATATTCTAATCGAAGGTGTCTACATGACCAAATACATCATCAATGGAAAACATGCTTGGGCTCGAAAATTCATTCCCAGTCGCAAATCCTCCTCCAAACATCGTTCTCGCCATTCATATGGAAACTTTTTCTAG
- the LOC125579051 gene encoding protein RETARDED ROOT GROWTH-LIKE-like translates to MMRSVDVHVKTLTPSVRTLLSSIFTPKHKPPSLPLPLYFSSRSSSPHASSRFFSNAVAVSTAPIRGFNGIRSFESLFAVRAFSSSTAASLQPQQNRNQNQPEEGSEKVPTLEVADGNHGGLEEETKLSLPVRAYFFSTSVDLKGLVEQNKHNFIPPTSRMTNYVVLKFGNHTDPTGTGGCISGSECIYMVVFQYGSIVLFNVREHEVDEYLKVVERHSSGLLSEMRKDEYEVRENPDLNTWMQGGLDYIMLQFLNIDGIRTIGSVLGQSIALDYYGRQVDDMVAEFTDINRGMEKTGTFTMDRKKLFQLVGKANSNLADVILKLGLFERSDIAWKDAKYAQIWEYLRDEFELTQRFASLDFKLKFVEHNIRFLQEILQNRKSDFLEWLIIILISAEIAISLYDMVRRSL, encoded by the exons ATGATGCGAAGCGTTGACGTCCACGTTAAAACCCTAACCCCTTCCGTCCGTACACTCCTCTCCTCGATCTTCACCCCTAAGCACAAACCTCCGTCGCTTCCGCTCCCGTTGTACTTCTCCTCGCGGTCGTCGTCGCCACACGCTTCCTCTCGTTTCTTCTCCAATGCCGTAGCAGTCTCCACTGCTCCGATTCGCGGTTTCAACGGGATACGAAGCTTCGAGTCCCTCTTCGCCGTGAGGGCTTTTTCTTCCTCCACAGCTGCTTCGCTTCAGCCGCAGCAGAATCGGAATCAGAATCAGCCTGAGGAGGGTAGTGAAAAGGTTCCGACTTTGGAGGTTGCTGATGGGAATCACGGCGGATTAGAGGAGGAGACGAAGCTTTCTCTTCCGGTGCGAGCTTATTTCTTCTCCACTAG CGTTGATTTGAAAGGCTTAGTTGAGCAGAACAAGCACAACTTCATCCCACCCACTTCGCGTATGACTAACTATGTTGTTCTTAAGTTCGGCAATCATACTGATCCCACT GGTACTGGTGGTTGCATTAGTGGGAGTGAGTGCATTTACATGGTGGTATTCCAGTATGGGTCGATTGTGTTGTTTAATGTACGGGAACACGAGGTTGATGAGTATCTTAAAGTGGTGGAGAGGCATTCTTCTGGGTTGCTCTCTGAGATGAGAAAAGATG AGTATGAAGTGAGAGAGAATCCAGATCTGAACACCTGGATGCAAGGAGGGCTGGACTACATCATGTTGCAGTTCTTGAACATTGATGGCATCAGAACCATCGGGAGTGTTCTTGGCCAGAGTATAGCTCTGGATTACTATGGCCGGCAG GTggatgatatggtagctgagtTTACTGACATAAACCGTGGGATGGAGAAAACAGGAACGTTTACAATGGACAGGAAGAAGCTGTTTCAGTTGGTTGGAAAGGCTAATTCTAATCTGGCTGATGTGATTCTGAAGCTTGGTCTTTTTGAAAG GTCAGATATAGCTTGGAAGGATGCGAAATACGCTCAGATATGGGAGTATCTTAGGGATGAATTTGAATTGACACAGAGATTTGCAAGCCTTGATTTTAAGCTCAAGTTTGTTGAG CACAACATTCGTTTCCTCCAGGAGATACTTCAGAACAGGAAATCAGATTTTCTGGAGTGGCTAATCATTATCCTGATCAGTGCTGAAATCGCCATTTCATTGTACGACATGGTCCGCAGATCCTTGTGA
- the LOC125579050 gene encoding putative BTB/POZ domain-containing protein At5g13600, with protein MACLKLGSKSEVFHLSGHTWVCSTGLKPDVVIQVQDQTFHLHKFPLLSRSGYLEALFSKASETASHHAQLHDIPGGPDTFLHVANFCYGVRIEVTAENVVSLRCAAEYLQMSENYGNANLIYLTESFLNDDVCTNWEDSIRALESCEKKLLPIAEELGIVSRCVSSLAIKASYAEDKSLFNWPISAPETTTTTLWNGIQTKSTSGGNWWFNDVSSFLDFPVYRRFIQTVASRGVKADVIAASVTHYAKRNLPLLGCSRHGGSSSSDEGTNYGDDVYYSHDDQRSLLEEIVELLPSEKRVASTRFLLRLLRTSMVLHASAVTQDSLERKIGVQLDEAGLEDLLIPNMGYSAETLYDIDSVQRILDHFMLTFDSSSRCYSNVEEKQLMGDSHPLRAMTKVASLIDGYLAEVGSDENLKLLKFQALGALIPEDVRPMDDGIYRAIDIYIKAHPWLTEYEREKLCLLMNCQKLSLEACTHAAQNERLPVRVIVQVLFFEQMRLRTSISELVMDTDSNNEETSGKNLELEGGSKIKGNAKMGIKEMKERVYELEKECTSMKQDLYKLVKPKEERNFFSKIFGLKSKTKTSPCGGKGKGGEEDALLMIRETKN; from the exons ATGGCTTGCTTGAAACTTGGTTCCAAATCTGAAGTCTTTCATCTAAGTGGTCACACATG GGTTTGCTCAACTGGTCTTAAACCCGACGTGGTGATCCAAGTACAAGACCAAACCTTCCATCTCCACAAGTTCCCGCTGCTGTCAAGAAGCGGATACTTAGAAGCTCTTTTCAGCAAAGCCTCAGAGACAGCATCTCATCACGCTCAGCTCCACGACATTCCCGGTGGACCAGACACGTTCCTCCACGTGGCCAACTTCTGTTACGGCGTAAGAATCGAAGTCACGGCCGAAAACGTCGTGAGCCTAAGATGCGCAGCGGAGTATCTCCAAATGAGCGAAAACTACGGAAACGCAAACCTCATCTACCTCACCGAGAGTTTCCTAAACGACGACGTTTGCACAAACTGGGAAGATTCCATCAGAGCCTTGGAGAGCTGCGAGAAAAAACTACTTCCCATCGCTGAAGAGCTTGGCATTGTCTCTAGGTGCGTTTCTTCTTTAGCTATCAAAGCTTCTTACGCAGAGGACAAAAGTTTATTCAACTGGCCAATCTCAGCACCAGAAACAACCACTACTACATTATGGAATGGTATACAAACTAAGTCCACGAGTGGTGGGAACTGGTGGTTCAACGATGTCTCATCGTTCCTCGACTTCCCAGTCTACAGAAGGTTTATTCAAACCGTTGCGTCAAGAGGCGTGAAGGCTGATGTAATAGCAGCGTCCGTCACGCATTACGCGAAGCGGAACCTTCCTTTGCTCGGTTGTTCTAGGCACGGTGGTTCATCATCTTCAGATGAAGGTACTAACTACGGTGATGACGTTTACTACTCTCATGACGATCAACGAAGTCTACTCGAAGAAATCGTGGAGCTGCTACCTAGCGAAAAACGCGTTGCTTCGACGAGGTTCTTGCTTAGGCTTCTTAGGACATCGATGGTTCTGCACGCTAGTGCGGTCACTCAAGATAGTCTCGAGAGGAAGATTGGTGTGCAGTTGGATGAGGCTGGTTTAGAAGATTTGTTGATACCAAACATGGGATACTCAGCTGAAACACTCTATGATATTGACTCTGTCCAGAGGATTCTTGATCACTTCATGTTGACGTTTGATTCTTCTTCGAGATGTTACAGTAACGTAGAGGAGAAGCAACTGATGGGAGACTCTCATCCTCTTAGGGCTATGACGAAGGTTGCTAGTCTGATAGATGGATACTTAGCTGAGGTGGGATCTGATGAGAACTTGAAACTATTGAAGTTTCAAGCACTTGGTGCTTTGATCCCTGAAGATGTTAGGCCAATGGATGATGGTATCTACCGTGCTATTGATATATACATCAAG GCACATCCATGGCTGACAGAATATGAGAGAGAGAAACTGTGTCTTCTAATGAACTGCCAGAAACTGTCGTTGGAGGCATGCACACACGCAGCACAGAACGAGCGTCTACCTGTACGAGTCATAGTACAAGTCTTGTTCTTTGAACAGATGCGGCTTCGGACATCTATATCAGAACTGGTCATGGACACGGACAGCAACAACGAAGAGACAAGCGGCAAGAATCTGGAATTAGAAGGAGGCAGCAAGATTAAAGGAAATGCCAAGATGGGGATTAAGGAGATGAAGGAACGTGTTTACGAGCTTGAAAAAGAATGTACGAGCATGAAGCAAGATCTTTATAAGCTTGTGAAGCCTAAAGAAGAACGCAACTTCTTCTCGAAGATATTTGGATTGAAGAGTAAGACTAAGACTTCACCATGCGGTGGAAAAGGTAAAGGAGGAGAGGAAGACGCTCTATTGATGATTCGTGAAACCAAAAACTGA
- the LOC125579048 gene encoding uncharacterized protein LOC125579048, with amino-acid sequence MSGNQQPQISLPTWRYSDFNAAIPIKKRKYFVQPEAPLDNNPLANEKGDTRSALDSSDKTHVMIGEGSRIINIGKPITSLSAATVSVGKNAESVGNLVPDQIRVKVEEPINSSPLVASEVPSSSDIAGNSIHTSLGKLPLGAAEHPGVLVTSDNTVHKAHSIVREPRGNEECQTQASAGTGNVALWLGAITKNNEEPTALDLSLSKGVCAPHDPDFISSGIHNAVNRSNWDLNTTMDAWEDGLDRKTRAKTTGAFLNSSNNTGCPEIETSTNVIAKSVSEGVKSPTLTLTQSDHQVKSTCSLSLGLGAHPPIVRSPSLSACTSTSRPAVIAGNVNSVNLRTVKSEVTEESVQVDPTRLSQDVVGRFRQENSLASGSLKPVDSISSVKTEPNNLTQSAAFNRKDGTLNHRRRPLMQSNEILDLPTSFTPSQMDKYMPSSGIGNVLMSSNGLTRNPDSTLQDNPGQSSGHGDHNLNASGVNDSVTNDKVLDDCKTYVSPGTDELPKSGEEKSILYGKELREKLCSHEFDHDCGNDRVQKKQVGKRSIYHDDEKVQRPVAMLADVPFDGNNQTSNHVEEKESQATLLVNTGYSEGRIVQDGEKSTHQIIHASEGVSGVSTLSGGNGDNPETLDNNSPVSHKAEISTFDDDPPMELSEGSPRRIRTPLDASDSFVERDRLPDFSLGQRKYSRWSDESCSFNRESYRGKTIRRPRLNFMPHKRRFSDDDTESNLHERDTKNFESNSYGNTRRGRGGGAFTFNPNRGRRPADDEGDTFPHSFTRRNTSFSYTQRGPTNKEDASEFHGFRDGERQSNSTEPMFMSQSRPYRGRSSFGRGGRTNFANNSKRDFPGYRSRSPVRSRDRSAGPSSSSFRNRSQDDFSGNTDFSRRRVSSPDYPREGGFVRRHNSPPYSHRPSYAGRGRGYERGGRGYARGRGYGRDGISFRKPYDRVVHRNMNNFDPRERVDYSDDFFEGQVHSERFGGDGNAERRQFGYRHDGGTSSFRQSFNSDGCGPTNVEGDPGVARFGQNTGVVENRGEQGSLVEIDGKNKNASGRSKNMEEEDTSKHSEIWQQDEVRGGDGF; translated from the exons ATGTCTGGAAACCAACag CCTCAGATCAGCCTGCCTACATGGCGGTACAGTGATTTCAATGCTGCTATTCCTATCAAGAAGAGGAAGTACTTCGTGCAGCCGGAAGCACCTTTGGATAATAATCCACTAGCTAACGAGAAAGGTGATACTAGGAGTGCTTTGGATTCATCTGATAAGACTCATGTCATGATTGGCGAGGGATCTAGGATCATCAATATTGGGAAACCAATAACTTCATTGTCTGCTGCAACTGTTTCTGTCGGAAAAAATGCTGAGAGTGTTGGGAACTTAGTTCCTGACCAAATTAGAGTGAAAGTTGAGGAGCCAATTAACTCAAGTCCTTTGGTAGCCTCTGAGGTCCCTTCTAGTTCTGACATAGCTGGCAATTCAATCCATACTTCTCTGGGAAAGCTTCCTTTGGGTGCTGCTGAACACCCTGGTGTACTTGTGACCTCAGATAACACTGTTCATAAGGCCCATAGCATTGTTAGGGAGCCACGTGGCAATGAAGAGTGTCAAACACAAGCATCTGCTGGTACGGGTAATGTTGCCTTGTGGCTAGGTGCTATAACTAAAAACAACGAAGAGCCTACAGCGCTGGATTTGTCGTTAAGCAAGGGAGTTTGTGCTCCTCATGACCCGGATTTTATTAGTTCTGGAATTCACAATGCTGTGAACAGATCAAATTGGGATTTGAATACTACCATGGACGCTTGGGAAGATGGTCTTGATCGCAAGACTAGAGCTAAGACAACTGGTGCGTTCTTAAACAGTAGCAACAACACAGGTTGCCCTGAGATAGAGACATCAACTAATGTTATTGCAAAGTCTGTTTCTGAAGGGGTTAAGTCTCCTACATTGACTTTGACACAGTCTGATCATCAGGTTAAATCCACTTGTTCGCTTAGTCTAGGCCTCGGTGCACATCCTCCTATTGTCAGATCTCCTTCTCTATCAGCCTGTACAAGTACTTCTAGACCAGCTGTGATTGCTGGTAATGTGAACTCGGTAAACCTTAGGACTGTGAAGTCAGAAGTCACTGAAGAGAGTGTGCAAGTTGATCCGACCAGGCTATCACAGGATGTTGTTGGTAGATTCAGACAAGAAAACAGTCTCGCATCTGGCAGTTTGAAGCCTGTGGATTCTATATCATCAGTAAAGACTGAGCCAAATAACCTCACTCAATCGGCAGCTTTTAATAGGAAAGATGGAACGTTGAATCATCGCCGTAGACCGTTAATGCAATCAAATGAGATCCTTGATTTACCGACAAGTTTCACGCCAAGTCAGATGGATAAATATATGCCTTCTAGTGGCATCGGCAATGTGCTAATGTCCTCGAATGGATTGACGAGAAATCCTGACTCTACATTACAAGACAATCCAGGCCAGAGCTCTGGTCATGGAGATCATAACCTCAATGCATCAGGTGTGAATGATTCCGTGACTAATGATAAAGTTCTAGATGATTGCAAGACATATGTTTCTCCTGGAACTgatgaacttcctaaaagtggTGAAGAAAAGAGTATCTTATATGGTAAGGAGCTAAGGGAAAAGTTATGCAGTCACGAGTTTGACCACGATTGTGGTAATGATAGAGTGCAAAAGAAGCAAGTTGGAAAAAGAAGTATATACCACGACGACGAGAAGGTCCAAAGACCAGTTGCCATGCTTGCAGATGTTCCATTTGACGGTAACAATCAAACTTCTAACCATGTGGAAGAAAAAGAGAGTCAAGCTACACTTCTTGTTAATACAG GTTATAGTGAAGGCCGGATAGTTCAGGATGGTGAAAAGTCAACTCATCAAATCATTCACGCTAGTGAAGGAGTGTCAGGTGTGTCTACACTGTCAGGCGGAAACGGTGATAACCCTGAGACATTAGATAACAACAGTCCAGTTTCACACAAGGCAGAGATCTCTACTTTTGACGATGATCCTCCTATGGAGTTGAGTGAAGGTAGTCCGAGACGAATCAGGACACCACTAGATGCTTCAGACAGCTTTGTGGAAAGAGATAGATTGCCTGATTTCTCACTTGGACAGCGGAAATATTCGAGATGGAG TGATGAGTCCTGCAGTTTCAACCGTGAGAGCTACCGTGGCAAAACTATAAGACGCCCAAGGCTAAATTTCATGCCTCACAAAAGGAGATTCTCTGATGATGATACAGAAAGCAATCTCCATGAAAGGGATACAAAAA ATTTTGAGTCAAATAGCTATGGAAACACTCGCCGGGGTCGAGGTGGCGGCGCTTTTACATTTAATCCCAATAGAGGGAGACGCCCTGCAGACGACGAAGGAGACACTTTCCCCCACTCCTTCACAAGAAGAAACACTAGCTTCTCATATACTCAAAGAGGACCAACGAACAAAGAGGATGCATCCGAGTTTCACGGGTTTAGAGATGGTGAAAGACAATCCAACAGTACGGAGCCAATGTTTATGAGCCAGTCACGTCCCTATCGAGGTCGGAGTAGTTTTGGTCGAGGAGGACGGACAAATTTTGCAAACAACTCCAAACGAGATTTTCCTGGATATCGTTCACGGTCTCCGGTTAGATCAAGAGACAGATCAGCTGGCCCGTCCTCGTCGTCTTTCAGGAACAGATCACAGGATGATTTCAGTGGGAATACAGACTTTTCTCGTCGGAGGGTAAGCTCGCCTGATTATCCAAGGGAAGGAGGCTTTGTCAGAAGGCACAACTCTCCTCCTTACTCGCATAGACCGTCATATGCTGGAAGGGGGAGAGGTTATGAAAGGGGTGGTAGAGGGTATGCAAGGGGGAGAGGTTATGGAAGAGATGGTATCTCTTTTAGGAAACCGTATGATCGTGTTGTACATAGGAACATGAACAACTTTGATCCTCGAGAGAGGGTTGACTACAGTGATGATTTCTTTGAAGGACAGGTTCATTCTGAACGTTTTGGTGGTGATGGTAATGCTGAGAGGAGACAGTTTGGTTATAGACATGATGGTGGTACCAGCTCTTTTAGACAATCTTTTAACAGTGATGGTTGTGGACCTACTAATGTAGAGGGTGACCCTGGCGTTGCAAGATTTGGACAGAACACTGGTGTTGTTGAAAATAGAGGGGAGCAAGGGAGTTTAGTGGAGATTGATGGGAAAAATAAGAATGCTTCTGGAAGAAGTAAGAATATGGAAGAGGAGGATACTTCAAAGCACAGTGAAATTTGGCAACAGGATGAGGTTCGTGGTGGTGATGGGTTTTAG